The Misgurnus anguillicaudatus chromosome 21, ASM2758022v2, whole genome shotgun sequence genome includes a window with the following:
- the fbxo22 gene encoding F-box only protein 22 isoform X2, producing MEGDEVPPNILAGSKAGYILSNVAEVVERILTFVPTKTLFKIASVCRLWRNCARRVLRTQQKLTWLSASGSSIYEEHVLLRTMAEDLENIYLLPQTALLMVDGENFNRSVGYRHKKARKCGSEMVSDPGEKLKRLLPSSCDIVGLLAPGIVVTPSGSPSSPPQEHEEGEAGFSLLFPAIDGVSIRPFHFCKKCLSEMAMQEAGLTNNPDLKVVLMFDYETYKPGGGRFLNTLLEPLSQSNVLIVGGQVEKVFSSDATWYFIFMEERRSLRSSRDNTQSPTAVLTSDRVLRKPDVLVFVFARRYSGYFRREVRQKETETKE from the exons ATGGAAGGGGATGAAGTTCCTCCAAACATCCTGGCTGGGAGTAAAGCAGGatatattttgagtaatgttgCCGAAGTCGTGGAGAGGATTTTAACATTTGTTCCGACTAAAACTCTCTTTAAAATAGCAAG TGTTTGCAGACTATGGAGGAACTGTGCACGGCGAGTCTTGAGGACACAGCAGAAACTGACCTGGCTCTCAGCCTCCGGCTCATCCATATATGAGGAGCATGTTTTACTTAGAACAATGGCAGAAGACTTAGAG AATATCTATCTACTGCCCCAGACAGCTCTCTTAATGGTAGATGGGGAAAACTTCAATAGGAGTGTTGGTTACAGACACAAAAAGG CCAGGAAGTGTGGGAGTGAAATGGTGTCAGATCCTGGTGAAAAGCTAAAACGCTTGTTGCCTAGCAGTTGTGACATAGTAGGCCTCCTTGCACCAGGAATTGTGG TGACCCCTAGTGGTTCACCTAGCAGCCCACCGCAGGAGCATGAGGAAGGGGAAGCTGGTTTCAGTCTGCTTTTCCCTGCAATAGATGGTGTTAGCATTCGCCCTTTTCACTTCTGCAAAAAGTGCCTTAGTGAAATGGCAATGCAGGAAGCAG GGCTGACAAATAACCCCGATCTAAAAGTGGTGCTGATGTTTGACTATGAAACCTATAAACCTGGAGGTGGGCGCTTTCTCAACACGCTACTGGAACCCCTTTCCCAAAGTAATGTACTTATTGTGGGAGGACAAGTGGAAAAAGTGTTTTCCAGTGATGCAACCTG gtattttattttcatggaGGAAAGACGCAGTCTCAGGAGTTCTCGTGACAACACGCAATCACCAACAGCAGTCTTGACATCAGATCGGGTATTGCGCAAGCCAGATGTGCTCGTGTTCGTGTTTGCGCGCCGGTACAGCGGATACTTTCGCCGAGAagttagacagaaagaaacagaaactaaagAGTGA
- the fbxo22 gene encoding F-box only protein 22 isoform X1: MEGDEVPPNILAGSKAGYILSNVAEVVERILTFVPTKTLFKIASVCRLWRNCARRVLRTQQKLTWLSASGSSIYEEHVLLRTMAEDLENIYLLPQTALLMVDGENFNRSVGYRHKKARKCGSEMVSDPGEKLKRLLPSSCDIVGLLAPGIVVTPSGSPSSPPQEHEEGEAGFSLLFPAIDGVSIRPFHFCKKCLSEMAMQEAGLTNNPDLKVVLMFDYETYKPGGGRFLNTLLEPLSQSNVLIVGGQVEKVFSSDATCCSPGSYGAVGLTFSGSKIQGASVLVEQYVSSPKAAEATIQRLKAANIPERNTIGLMFACVGRGRNSYKNQCNVEADAFRKVFSNIPLLGFFGNGEIGCDRIVKDNYTLSETEVDGLQHSFTTVMSLVHFG, from the exons ATGGAAGGGGATGAAGTTCCTCCAAACATCCTGGCTGGGAGTAAAGCAGGatatattttgagtaatgttgCCGAAGTCGTGGAGAGGATTTTAACATTTGTTCCGACTAAAACTCTCTTTAAAATAGCAAG TGTTTGCAGACTATGGAGGAACTGTGCACGGCGAGTCTTGAGGACACAGCAGAAACTGACCTGGCTCTCAGCCTCCGGCTCATCCATATATGAGGAGCATGTTTTACTTAGAACAATGGCAGAAGACTTAGAG AATATCTATCTACTGCCCCAGACAGCTCTCTTAATGGTAGATGGGGAAAACTTCAATAGGAGTGTTGGTTACAGACACAAAAAGG CCAGGAAGTGTGGGAGTGAAATGGTGTCAGATCCTGGTGAAAAGCTAAAACGCTTGTTGCCTAGCAGTTGTGACATAGTAGGCCTCCTTGCACCAGGAATTGTGG TGACCCCTAGTGGTTCACCTAGCAGCCCACCGCAGGAGCATGAGGAAGGGGAAGCTGGTTTCAGTCTGCTTTTCCCTGCAATAGATGGTGTTAGCATTCGCCCTTTTCACTTCTGCAAAAAGTGCCTTAGTGAAATGGCAATGCAGGAAGCAG GGCTGACAAATAACCCCGATCTAAAAGTGGTGCTGATGTTTGACTATGAAACCTATAAACCTGGAGGTGGGCGCTTTCTCAACACGCTACTGGAACCCCTTTCCCAAAGTAATGTACTTATTGTGGGAGGACAAGTGGAAAAAGTGTTTTCCAGTGATGCAACCTG CTGTTCTCCAGGTTCTTACGGAGCAGTGGGACTGACCTTCAGTGGCTCTAAGATTCAGGGTGCCTCAGTACTGGTGGAGCAGTATGTAAGCAGCCCCAAAGCAGCCGAAGCAACTATCCAGCGCCTGAAGGCTGCCAATATCCCAGAGAGAAACACCATTGGCTTAATGTTCGCCTGTGTGGGCCGTGGCCGCAACAGCTATAAAAACCAGTGTAATGTGGAGGCTGACGCTTTCCGCAAGGTCTTTTCCAACATTCCACTCTTAGGATTCTTTGGAAACGGAGAGATCGGCTGCGACCGTATCGTCAAAGACAACTACACGTTGAGTGAGACTGAAGTTGATGGACTGCAGCACTCTTTTACAACAGTCATGAGTCTGGTGCATTTTGGCTGA
- the tpma gene encoding tropomyosin alpha-1 chain, whose protein sequence is MDAIKKKMQMLKLDKENALDRAEQAEADKKGAEDRSKQLEDDLVALQKKLKATEDELDKYLEAVKDAQEKLELAEKKAADAEADVASLNRRIQLVEEELDRAQERLATALQKLEEAEKAADESERGMKVIENRALKDEEKMEIQEIQLKEAKHIAEEADRKYEEVARKLVIVEGELERTEERAELSEGKCSELEEELKTVTNNMKSLEAQAEKYSQKEDKYEEEIKVLTDKLKEAETRAEFAERSVAKLEKTIDDLEDELYAQKLKYKAISEELDHALNDMTSI, encoded by the exons ATGGATGCCATTAAGAAGAAGATGCAGATGCTCAAGCTCGACAAGGAAAATGCCTTGGACAGAGCAGAGCAGGCTGAGGCTGATAAGAAGGGAGCAGAGGACAGAAGCAA GCAGCTCGAGGATGACCTGGTCGCCCTGCAGAAGAAGTTGAAGGcaacagaggatgagttggacaAATACTTGGAGGCTGTGAAGGATGCTCAGGAAAAACTGGAGCTGGCTGAGAAGAAAGCTGCTGAT GCTGAGGCTGATGTGGCTTCCCTGAACAGACGCATCCAGCTGGTTGAGGAGGAGTTGGACCGCGCACAGGAGCGTCTGGCCACTGCTCTGCAGAAGCTGGAGGAGGCCGAGAAGGCTGCTGATGAGAGTGAGAG AGGAATGAAGGTTATTGAGAACAGAGCTTTGAAAGATGAAGAGAAGATGGAGATTCAGGAGATCCAATTGAAAGAGGCCAAGCACATTGCTGAGGAGGCTGACCGCAAGTATGAGGAG GTGGCCCGTAAGCTGGTGATTGTTGAGGGTGAGTTGGAACGTACAGAGGAGCGTGCTGAGCTTAGTGAGG GTAAATGCTCTGAGCTGGAGGAGGAGCTGAAAACTGTGACCAACAACATGAAGTCTCTAGAGGCACAGGCTGAGAAG TACTCCCAGAAGGAAGACAAGTATGAGGAGGAGATTAAGGTCCTGACAGACAAGCTGAAGGAG GCCGAGACTCGTGCTGAGTTTGCTGAAAGATCAGTCGCTAAACTTGAGAAGACCATTGATGATCTTGAGG ATGAGTTGTATGCCCAGAAACTCAAGTACAAAGCCATCAGCGAGGAGTTGGACCACGCTCTCAACGACATGACCTCAAT TTAA